The following are from one region of the Mannheimia granulomatis genome:
- a CDS encoding type II toxin-antitoxin system Phd/YefM family antitoxin translates to MYAPIETVNIHEAKTHLSRIVEDVKKFGKPMIIAKAGKAQVKIVPLDDGVAQKRFGFMKQSSCKIPDNFDRLHEDEIEAMFSGENK, encoded by the coding sequence ATGTACGCACCTATTGAAACCGTGAATATTCACGAGGCAAAAACTCACCTCTCTCGCATTGTCGAAGACGTGAAAAAATTTGGTAAACCTATGATCATTGCTAAAGCCGGCAAAGCACAGGTCAAAATTGTGCCGTTAGATGACGGCGTTGCCCAAAAGCGTTTTGGCTTTATGAAACAAAGCAGTTGCAAAATTCCTGATAATTTTGACCGCTTGCATGAAGATGAAATTGAGGCAATGTTTAGCGGAGAAAACAAGTGA
- a CDS encoding phosphodiester glycosidase family protein gives MKSLFALLLLLLPSLTHAENQCIEYSNQSPFHITRVDLNCPNLQMIGSEKSDSGSTVSSFAEKYQTDVAINANFYWKDYTPIGLVVSQGKRWSKYGDVRNRVIFACDKTNKCIIEAKNKITPMNPKWQIAISGWHWYNAKSGKFECAENDKVGCVQSIFHDKHPRTLLGLNEQKNWLYLVVVEGRQLTFGGITLDELAELAGKLELTQAINLDGGGSSSMVIGNKRVNSLPILQNEERKVANHFGVKITN, from the coding sequence ATGAAATCACTTTTTGCCCTATTACTGCTTTTACTACCTAGCCTCACCCACGCTGAAAATCAGTGCATTGAGTATTCTAATCAATCCCCTTTTCACATTACCCGTGTTGATCTGAATTGCCCTAACTTGCAAATGATTGGCTCGGAAAAAAGCGATAGCGGATCAACGGTGTCTTCCTTTGCCGAAAAATATCAAACCGATGTGGCAATCAATGCCAATTTTTATTGGAAAGATTACACGCCAATTGGTTTGGTAGTGAGCCAAGGCAAGCGTTGGTCAAAATATGGTGATGTGCGTAATCGAGTCATTTTTGCTTGTGATAAAACCAATAAATGTATTATTGAGGCAAAAAATAAAATTACTCCTATGAACCCGAAATGGCAAATAGCGATTAGCGGTTGGCATTGGTATAACGCCAAAAGCGGGAAATTTGAGTGTGCGGAAAATGATAAGGTCGGCTGCGTGCAGAGTATTTTTCACGACAAACACCCTCGTACTTTGCTTGGATTGAACGAGCAAAAAAATTGGCTCTATCTGGTTGTAGTAGAAGGGCGACAGCTTACCTTTGGAGGTATAACTTTAGATGAATTAGCTGAACTTGCCGGCAAACTTGAGCTAACACAAGCGATCAACCTTGATGGTGGAGGCAGTTCAAGCATGGTAATCGGCAACAAGCGGGTAAATTCTTTGCCTATTTTGCAAAATGAAGAGCGGAAAGTTGCTAACCATTTTGGTGTAAAAATAACCAATTAA
- a CDS encoding ABC transporter substrate-binding protein → MKKWLIPLTVATFCLAACDDKNNTQANVQKTATPNEQLQKNAEILPLVTVVAPWELNSLDLNQSGVIFQRMNLAETLVEANSEGQLVAGLATQWESNADATVWTFTLRDAKFHNGKPLNAQAVEKSLKIAHSKPGVLQKAFIKDIKALDANKVQFELTQPFVPFPSFLTHYTTLILAEESFDAQGNVTEVIGTGAFKATKIEAPQKLETVRFEGYWGSKPQLQQANYLASSRSETRTLMAQSDATSLVFNLDKASVARLKTDPNLQLINTSIARTMQLKMDLAKPFFNDLTIRQALSQAINRKAIAEQILKIQDGMADQILPKSFADWRVETKETTLSHEEVIEKIKENLTASGYQYNAEGKLTKDGKPFSFTLRTYSDRPELPITATILQAEWKKIGIDVNVSVGNFSEIPSGHQDGTLEMALYSFNYAKTLDPFALIVQDYANGGSDWGVMNWRNETLENALKQIEVERDPQKNKQLKQQVSQIIYDELPIIPIVYDQQTVVAHKGINGLTLDPFERRFYLEKLSK, encoded by the coding sequence ATGAAAAAGTGGTTAATTCCGTTAACAGTAGCAACATTCTGTCTTGCTGCTTGCGATGACAAAAACAATACCCAAGCAAATGTCCAAAAAACGGCAACGCCAAATGAACAATTGCAAAAAAATGCAGAAATATTACCGCTTGTAACAGTAGTTGCACCTTGGGAATTAAACAGCTTAGATCTAAACCAATCGGGCGTAATTTTCCAACGAATGAACCTTGCTGAAACCTTAGTGGAAGCCAATTCAGAGGGACAATTGGTGGCAGGTTTAGCCACCCAATGGGAAAGTAATGCTGATGCCACTGTTTGGACATTCACCCTGCGTGATGCCAAGTTCCACAACGGCAAACCACTAAACGCACAAGCGGTAGAAAAATCCTTAAAAATTGCACATTCCAAACCGGGTGTATTACAAAAAGCGTTTATCAAAGATATTAAGGCTTTGGATGCCAACAAAGTACAATTTGAATTAACCCAACCCTTTGTGCCATTTCCTTCTTTCTTAACGCACTACACCACGCTTATTTTGGCAGAAGAAAGTTTTGACGCACAAGGTAATGTTACCGAGGTTATCGGCACAGGTGCATTTAAAGCAACTAAAATTGAAGCACCACAAAAATTGGAAACCGTCCGTTTTGAGGGCTATTGGGGCAGTAAGCCGCAGCTTCAACAAGCAAATTATCTTGCCAGCAGCCGTAGTGAAACCCGCACGCTGATGGCACAAAGCGATGCAACTTCTTTAGTATTTAACTTAGATAAAGCCAGCGTGGCTCGCTTAAAAACCGATCCGAATTTACAGCTAATCAACACCTCAATTGCTCGTACGATGCAGCTGAAAATGGACTTAGCCAAACCGTTCTTTAATGATTTAACGATTCGCCAAGCATTATCACAAGCCATTAACCGCAAAGCGATCGCTGAGCAGATCTTAAAAATCCAAGATGGCATGGCAGATCAAATTCTACCGAAATCTTTTGCTGACTGGCGTGTAGAAACCAAAGAGACAACACTCAGCCATGAAGAAGTGATTGAAAAAATTAAGGAAAATTTGACCGCTTCCGGCTATCAATATAATGCTGAAGGTAAGCTCACTAAAGATGGTAAGCCGTTTAGCTTCACACTAAGAACTTACTCAGATCGTCCGGAATTGCCAATTACCGCAACTATTTTGCAAGCCGAATGGAAGAAAATCGGTATTGATGTAAATGTATCTGTAGGTAACTTCAGTGAGATTCCGTCCGGCCACCAAGACGGTACATTAGAAATGGCGCTTTACTCATTCAACTACGCCAAAACCCTCGACCCATTTGCCTTAATTGTGCAAGATTATGCCAATGGCGGCAGCGATTGGGGTGTGATGAACTGGCGTAATGAAACCTTAGAAAACGCACTCAAACAAATTGAAGTAGAACGCGATCCACAGAAAAACAAACAGCTGAAACAGCAGGTCAGCCAAATCATCTATGATGAATTGCCGATTATTCCGATCGTCTACGATCAACAAACTGTAGTAGCACATAAAGGTATTAACGGCTTAACCCTTGACCCGTTTGAACGCCGTTTCTATTTAGAAAAATTATCGAAATGA
- a CDS encoding type II toxin-antitoxin system VapC family toxin, whose product MKILLDTHILLWMAWDKKEKFSPQILELLEEPNNELYFSLASLWEISIKSTLGKPDFEVDISAFEQGLVNAGFRTLPIALPHILKQSELPLIHRDPFDRMLIAQAEIEKFFFLTADNMILQYHKPFIMNAA is encoded by the coding sequence GTGAAGATTTTATTAGATACCCACATCCTACTTTGGATGGCATGGGATAAAAAAGAAAAATTCTCACCGCAAATACTCGAATTATTGGAAGAACCCAATAATGAACTCTATTTTAGTTTAGCAAGCTTATGGGAAATTTCTATTAAATCCACCCTTGGGAAACCTGACTTTGAAGTAGATATATCTGCATTTGAGCAAGGTTTAGTGAACGCTGGTTTTCGCACCTTGCCTATTGCTTTACCACATATATTAAAGCAATCAGAATTACCGCTCATTCACCGTGATCCTTTTGACAGAATGCTTATCGCCCAAGCTGAAATTGAAAAATTCTTCTTTTTAACCGCGGATAATATGATTTTGCAATACCATAAACCTTTTATCATGAATGCGGCTTAA
- a CDS encoding (Fe-S)-binding protein: MNVNFYVTCIADVMKAGVAKNTVLLLEKLGCKVTFLEKQGCCGQPAINSGYTKQALSGMKTLVETFEANDYPIVAPAGSCVYAIKTYPEHFERFGETQWAERAKKVADRFHDLTDFIVNKLGVKDVGAYLPGKAVYHPSCSLFRKLGIKDEPITLLQNVKGLELLPIKNQETCCGFGGTFSVKMAEISGEMVKEKVANIDSDEPDYLIGADVSCLMNIGGRLSREGKPIKVMHIAEVLMQGEK; this comes from the coding sequence ATGAACGTCAATTTTTATGTTACTTGCATTGCAGATGTGATGAAAGCAGGTGTTGCAAAAAATACGGTGCTTTTATTAGAAAAGCTAGGTTGTAAAGTGACTTTCTTAGAAAAACAAGGTTGTTGTGGACAACCGGCAATTAATAGCGGTTATACGAAACAAGCTTTATCGGGCATGAAAACGTTAGTTGAAACCTTTGAAGCTAATGATTACCCGATTGTGGCACCTGCGGGGTCTTGTGTGTATGCGATTAAAACTTATCCGGAACATTTTGAGCGTTTTGGTGAGACGCAGTGGGCTGAGCGTGCGAAAAAAGTGGCAGATCGTTTTCATGATTTAACCGACTTTATCGTCAATAAGCTAGGTGTAAAAGATGTGGGCGCATATTTACCGGGTAAAGCAGTTTATCACCCTTCATGTAGTCTTTTCCGCAAATTAGGTATTAAAGATGAGCCTATTACACTTTTACAAAACGTGAAGGGCTTAGAGCTATTACCAATTAAAAACCAAGAAACTTGTTGTGGTTTTGGCGGTACGTTTTCGGTGAAAATGGCGGAAATTTCCGGTGAGATGGTAAAAGAAAAAGTGGCAAATATTGATAGTGATGAGCCAGATTATTTAATTGGTGCAGATGTAAGCTGCTTAATGAACATCGGTGGACGTTTAAGCCGTGAGGGCAAACCAATCAAAGTGATGCACATTGCTGAAGTGTTAATGCAAGGGGAGAAATAA
- a CDS encoding D-alanyl-D-alanine carboxypeptidase family protein translates to MKKLLPLIIAAMVLISACSSQPAKKQSPRIKASAAYIPTENSAYVVFDLNQKKFLEGKNFNLVRPIASVTKLMTAVVFLEENRYGNSCQTQILPSDADFLKGTTSPLPKNINIACSELLKAMLVRSDNYAAHALAHATHLNKAQFLARMNSKAREIGMTQTYFSDSSGLSSDNVSTVIDLAKLAGYAAGKKEIQQLSNSPLVSVYAGGQYIPMKNTNSMVRSQSYQALVSKTGYTREAGYNLAFIAKSDCKGKRIGVVSLNNSNATARAYFTESMLAKYQCIANPFRQYG, encoded by the coding sequence ATGAAAAAACTACTTCCTTTAATAATTGCAGCGATGGTGCTAATAAGTGCCTGCTCTTCCCAGCCTGCAAAGAAACAAAGCCCTCGTATTAAAGCCTCGGCAGCGTATATCCCGACTGAAAATTCAGCCTATGTGGTGTTTGATTTAAACCAGAAAAAATTTTTAGAGGGTAAGAATTTTAATTTAGTTCGCCCGATTGCTTCTGTCACTAAATTAATGACCGCTGTGGTTTTCTTGGAAGAGAACCGCTACGGTAACAGTTGTCAAACGCAAATTTTGCCGTCGGATGCGGATTTCTTAAAAGGCACAACCAGCCCTTTGCCGAAAAATATTAATATTGCCTGTAGCGAATTACTTAAAGCGATGTTAGTACGCTCCGATAATTATGCTGCTCACGCATTGGCACACGCCACACACTTGAATAAAGCTCAATTTTTGGCACGAATGAATAGTAAGGCACGCGAAATCGGTATGACTCAAACCTATTTTAGCGACTCCTCCGGGCTTTCTTCAGATAATGTTTCAACAGTAATTGATTTGGCAAAACTTGCCGGCTATGCCGCAGGTAAAAAGGAAATTCAGCAACTTTCTAATTCGCCTTTAGTTAGCGTTTATGCCGGTGGGCAATATATTCCGATGAAAAATACGAATAGTATGGTGCGTTCACAATCTTATCAGGCTTTAGTCAGTAAAACAGGATACACTCGTGAGGCTGGTTATAATTTAGCCTTTATTGCTAAAAGTGATTGTAAAGGTAAACGAATTGGCGTGGTAAGCCTTAATAATAGTAATGCTACAGCTCGTGCTTATTTTACTGAATCGATGTTAGCTAAATATCAATGTATAGCAAATCCGTTTAGACAGTATGGTTAA
- the pth gene encoding aminoacyl-tRNA hydrolase translates to MTQIKLIVGLANPGAKYEETRHNAGEWLINEIARMYNVSLKDEAKYFGKVAKINTAQGEVRLLVPTTFMNLSGKAVGALANFFRIKPEEILVAHDELDLPPGSVKLKQGGGHGGHNGLKDIIAALGNNKEFYRVRIGIGHPGHKDLVANYVLGKPAPQEKELINAAIDEGSRCIDILLKEGVTKAMNRLNGFKA, encoded by the coding sequence GTGACACAAATTAAATTGATTGTCGGGCTTGCCAACCCCGGAGCAAAATATGAGGAAACCCGCCATAATGCAGGGGAATGGCTGATAAATGAAATTGCCCGTATGTATAATGTAAGCTTGAAAGACGAGGCGAAATATTTCGGTAAAGTGGCAAAAATCAATACCGCTCAAGGCGAGGTACGTTTGTTAGTGCCTACTACCTTTATGAATCTTAGCGGTAAAGCGGTTGGGGCATTGGCGAATTTTTTTCGCATCAAGCCGGAAGAAATTTTAGTTGCTCACGATGAGTTGGATTTACCGCCCGGTTCGGTCAAGCTGAAACAAGGTGGCGGACACGGTGGTCACAACGGCTTAAAAGATATTATTGCTGCTCTTGGCAATAATAAAGAGTTTTACCGTGTCAGAATTGGTATTGGACATCCCGGTCATAAAGATCTGGTCGCAAATTATGTGCTGGGCAAGCCGGCTCCGCAGGAAAAAGAGCTGATTAATGCTGCGATTGATGAAGGTAGCCGTTGTATTGACATTTTATTAAAAGAAGGCGTAACTAAAGCGATGAACCGCTTAAATGGGTTTAAAGCCTAG
- a CDS encoding L-lactate permease → MALFLSIFPIVLLIYLMVKRNALPSYVALPLTAALIFVLQLTYFGSDFTLVAANIIAGLGDVLTPITVIFGAILFNRFSEVSGATNTMRKWLGNINPNPVAQLMIIGWAFAFMIEGASGFGTPAAIAAPILVGLGFHPLKVAMLALVMNSVPVSFGAVGTPTWFGMGPLLKDGLITDAQVLEIGSMTAFIHSIAAFVIPLMALRLVVSWKEIRQNIIFIYISVLACVVPYFIIAQFNYEFPSLVAGAIGLLVSVFVANLGIGLAKTENNLGNDKVTFGEVAKALLPTGLLIAILIVTRVQQLPLKAMMNDATTWIASTVGFANFEISQGLIFALKNILGTNVATSYKLLYVPALIPFVITVLICIPIFAVSGKNTANIFSTSFAQVKKPFLALLGALIMVKLMLIGGKESMVQIIGQNFAAATGEYWTIFASYLGAIGAFFSGSNTVSNLTFGTVQFATAQATGLSVTLILALQSVGGAMGNMVCINNIVAVCSVLGIDKQEGNIIKKTVVPMFVYGVLAAIVALFVVPLFYTI, encoded by the coding sequence ATGGCTCTATTTCTGAGTATTTTTCCGATTGTTTTACTGATTTATTTAATGGTAAAACGTAACGCTCTACCGTCTTATGTGGCGTTACCATTAACGGCGGCTTTAATTTTTGTTTTACAACTTACCTATTTTGGTAGTGATTTCACTCTTGTCGCGGCAAATATTATTGCAGGTCTGGGTGATGTTTTAACACCAATTACTGTTATTTTTGGTGCAATTTTATTTAACCGTTTTTCGGAAGTTTCCGGTGCAACTAATACCATGCGTAAATGGTTAGGTAATATTAACCCGAACCCTGTTGCACAATTGATGATTATTGGGTGGGCATTTGCTTTTATGATTGAAGGTGCTTCAGGTTTTGGTACTCCGGCTGCAATCGCTGCTCCAATTCTAGTAGGTTTAGGTTTCCACCCATTAAAAGTAGCAATGTTAGCTTTAGTAATGAACTCTGTGCCGGTTTCATTTGGCGCGGTAGGTACACCGACTTGGTTTGGTATGGGTCCTCTTTTAAAAGATGGTTTAATTACAGATGCACAGGTGCTTGAAATTGGGTCAATGACAGCCTTTATCCATTCTATTGCTGCGTTCGTTATTCCATTAATGGCATTGCGTTTAGTGGTAAGCTGGAAAGAAATTCGTCAAAATATTATTTTTATTTACATTAGTGTTTTAGCTTGTGTTGTGCCTTATTTCATTATTGCGCAATTTAACTATGAGTTCCCATCATTAGTGGCCGGTGCTATTGGTTTATTGGTGTCGGTATTTGTAGCGAACTTGGGTATCGGTTTAGCTAAAACAGAAAATAATCTAGGCAATGATAAAGTAACCTTTGGTGAAGTGGCAAAAGCTTTATTGCCAACAGGATTATTGATCGCTATTTTAATTGTTACTCGCGTTCAGCAACTTCCATTAAAAGCGATGATGAACGATGCAACTACTTGGATTGCAAGTACAGTTGGTTTTGCAAACTTTGAAATTAGCCAAGGTTTAATTTTTGCCTTAAAAAATATTTTAGGCACAAATGTGGCAACCAGTTATAAATTACTTTATGTGCCGGCACTAATTCCGTTTGTTATTACGGTATTAATTTGTATTCCAATTTTTGCAGTTTCCGGTAAAAATACTGCGAATATTTTCTCTACCAGTTTTGCTCAAGTAAAAAAACCATTCTTAGCATTATTAGGTGCGTTAATTATGGTGAAATTAATGTTAATTGGCGGTAAAGAGTCAATGGTACAAATTATCGGTCAAAACTTTGCGGCAGCAACCGGCGAATATTGGACAATATTTGCTTCATATTTGGGGGCAATTGGTGCATTTTTCTCCGGTTCTAATACCGTATCAAACTTAACATTCGGTACTGTACAGTTTGCGACGGCTCAGGCAACAGGTTTATCTGTTACTCTAATTCTTGCATTACAGTCTGTGGGCGGAGCAATGGGTAACATGGTTTGTATCAATAATATTGTAGCGGTATGTTCGGTACTAGGTATTGATAAACAAGAAGGTAACATTATTAAGAAAACAGTAGTGCCAATGTTTGTTTACGGCGTGCTTGCTGCTATCGTTGCACTCTTTGTTGTACCTTTATTCTATACAATCTAA
- the prfC gene encoding peptide chain release factor 3, with the protein MSYPQEVNKRRTFAIISHPDAGKTTITEKVLLYGNAIQTAGSVKGKGSAQHAKSDWMEMEKQRGISITTSVMQFPYNDCLVNLLDTPGHEDFSEDTYRTLTAVDSCLMVIDSAKGVEERTIKLMEVTRLRDTPILTFMNKLDRDIRDPMELLDEVESVLKIKCAPITWPIGCGKLFKGVYHIYKDETYLYQTGQGHTIQEVRVIKGLDNPELDQSVGDDLAQQLRDELELVQGASHEFEHEAFINGELTPVFFGTALGNFGVNHFLDGLTEWAPAPQARESDSRKVEASEEKFSGFVFKIQANMDPKHRDRVAFMRVVSGKYEKGMKLKHVRIGKDVVISDALTFMAGDRSHAEEAYAGDIIGLHNHGTIQIGDTFTQGENLKFTGIPNFAPELFRRIRLKDPLKQKQLLKGLVQLSEEGAVQVFRPLINNDLIVGAVGVLQFDVVVSRLKSEYNVEAIYEAVNVATARWVECNDAKKFEEFKRKNEANLALDGGDNLTYIAPTMVNLNLAQERYPDVTFFKTREH; encoded by the coding sequence ATGTCATATCCACAAGAAGTCAATAAACGTCGCACCTTTGCGATTATTTCCCACCCCGATGCGGGTAAAACTACTATCACCGAAAAAGTGCTTTTATACGGAAATGCAATTCAAACCGCAGGTTCGGTAAAGGGCAAAGGCTCGGCTCAACACGCCAAATCAGACTGGATGGAGATGGAGAAACAACGTGGAATTTCCATTACCACATCTGTTATGCAATTCCCTTACAATGATTGCTTGGTGAACTTGCTCGACACCCCGGGGCACGAAGACTTCTCGGAAGATACTTACCGCACGCTTACCGCGGTAGATAGCTGTTTAATGGTGATTGACTCAGCAAAAGGGGTTGAGGAACGTACCATCAAATTAATGGAAGTTACCCGTTTGCGTGACACGCCAATCCTCACCTTTATGAACAAACTCGACCGAGATATTCGTGACCCAATGGAATTGTTGGACGAAGTGGAAAGCGTGCTAAAAATCAAATGTGCGCCAATCACTTGGCCAATCGGCTGCGGTAAATTGTTTAAAGGGGTTTATCACATTTATAAAGATGAAACTTACCTTTACCAAACCGGGCAAGGGCATACGATTCAAGAAGTGCGAGTTATCAAAGGCTTAGATAACCCTGAGCTAGACCAAAGCGTAGGTGACGATTTAGCTCAACAATTACGTGATGAATTGGAATTAGTACAAGGTGCTTCACACGAATTTGAACACGAAGCTTTTATCAACGGCGAGCTCACGCCTGTCTTCTTCGGAACGGCATTAGGAAACTTCGGGGTCAACCACTTCTTAGATGGTTTAACCGAATGGGCACCGGCACCGCAAGCCCGTGAATCGGATAGCCGTAAAGTTGAGGCAAGTGAAGAAAAATTCAGCGGTTTCGTATTTAAAATCCAAGCGAATATGGATCCAAAACACCGCGACCGAGTCGCCTTTATGCGTGTTGTTTCCGGCAAATATGAAAAAGGGATGAAACTTAAACACGTCCGTATCGGTAAAGATGTGGTGATTTCTGATGCTTTAACCTTTATGGCAGGTGACCGCTCACACGCAGAAGAGGCTTATGCTGGCGATATTATCGGCTTACATAACCATGGTACGATTCAAATTGGCGATACCTTCACCCAAGGAGAAAATCTGAAGTTTACCGGTATTCCAAACTTTGCACCGGAGCTGTTCCGCCGTATTCGCTTAAAAGATCCGCTAAAACAAAAGCAACTACTCAAAGGCTTGGTACAACTTTCAGAAGAAGGTGCGGTACAAGTTTTCCGCCCGTTAATCAACAATGATTTAATTGTTGGTGCAGTGGGTGTGTTACAGTTTGATGTGGTGGTTTCCCGTTTAAAATCGGAATACAACGTAGAAGCAATTTACGAAGCGGTAAACGTGGCAACAGCCCGCTGGGTTGAATGCAATGATGCGAAAAAATTTGAAGAATTTAAACGTAAAAATGAAGCAAACTTAGCCTTAGACGGAGGGGATAACCTAACCTATATCGCTCCAACTATGGTGAATTTGAACTTAGCTCAAGAGCGTTATCCTGATGTGACGTTCTTTAAAACAAGGGAACATTGA
- the ychF gene encoding redox-regulated ATPase YchF: MGFKCGIVGLPNVGKSTLFNALTKAGIEAANYPFCTIEPNTGVVPMPDPRLDALAEIVKPERVLPTTMEFVDIAGLVAGASKGEGLGNKFLANIRETDAIGHVVRCFENDDIVHVAGKIDPADDIEIINTELALADLDSCERAIQRLQKRAKGGDKDAKFELSIMEKILPVLENAGMIRSVDLDKDELYAIKGYNFLTLKPTMYIANVNEDGFENNPYLDRVREIAEKEGAVVVPVCAAIESEIAELEDEEKAEFLQDLGIEEPGLNRVIRAGYALLNLQTYFTAGVKEVRAWTVSVGATAPKAAAVIHTDFEKGFIRAEVIAYQDFIDNKGEAGAKEAGKWRLEGKDYIVQDGDVMHFRFNV; encoded by the coding sequence ATGGGATTTAAATGTGGAATCGTGGGTTTACCGAATGTTGGTAAATCGACCCTTTTCAACGCATTAACAAAAGCAGGTATTGAGGCAGCGAACTATCCGTTCTGTACTATTGAGCCAAACACCGGTGTGGTGCCAATGCCTGATCCGCGTTTAGATGCGTTGGCGGAAATTGTCAAACCTGAGCGCGTACTTCCAACAACCATGGAATTTGTGGATATTGCAGGTCTGGTTGCCGGTGCGAGTAAAGGTGAAGGCTTAGGCAATAAATTTTTAGCGAATATTCGTGAAACCGATGCGATTGGGCATGTGGTGCGTTGTTTTGAAAATGATGATATTGTTCACGTAGCAGGTAAAATTGATCCGGCTGATGATATTGAGATTATCAACACGGAATTAGCCCTTGCGGATTTAGATAGCTGTGAGCGTGCGATTCAGCGTTTACAAAAACGTGCCAAAGGTGGTGATAAAGACGCTAAATTTGAATTGTCCATTATGGAAAAAATTCTGCCTGTGCTTGAAAATGCAGGCATGATTCGCTCGGTTGATTTAGATAAAGATGAACTCTATGCGATTAAAGGCTATAACTTCCTTACCTTAAAACCAACAATGTACATTGCAAACGTGAACGAAGACGGTTTTGAGAACAACCCATACCTTGACCGCGTACGTGAAATCGCGGAAAAAGAAGGGGCGGTTGTAGTGCCTGTATGTGCTGCGATTGAATCGGAAATTGCTGAGCTTGAGGACGAAGAAAAAGCCGAATTCTTACAAGACTTAGGCATTGAAGAGCCGGGCTTGAACCGCGTGATTCGTGCCGGTTATGCACTGTTAAATTTACAAACTTATTTTACTGCAGGCGTGAAAGAAGTGCGTGCTTGGACAGTGTCAGTTGGAGCAACTGCACCAAAAGCGGCGGCAGTTATCCATACCGATTTTGAAAAAGGCTTTATCCGTGCTGAAGTGATTGCTTACCAAGATTTTATCGATAACAAAGGTGAAGCAGGAGCCAAAGAAGCCGGTAAATGGCGTTTGGAAGGGAAGGATTATATCGTTCAAGACGGCGATGTGATGCATTTCCGTTTCAATGTGTAA